The Gadus macrocephalus chromosome 21, ASM3116895v1 genome has a segment encoding these proteins:
- the zgc:153284 gene encoding SH3 domain-binding glutamic acid-rich-like protein 3, whose amino-acid sequence MSEIRVYYSSVSGCLKTKKQQQHILMVLDGRKIVHTDVDVTQDPENKDKMRRIACNDAALPPQICNGDQYCGDYEGFLNAVEEEKLTEFLKL is encoded by the exons ATGTCAGAAATCCGAGTGTATTACTCCAGTGTCAGCGGCTGTCTCAAG ACGAAGAAACAACAGCAACACATACTAATGGTTTTGGACGGGAGAAAAATAGTCCACACTGACGTGGACGTTACCCAGGACCCTGAGAACAAGGACAAGATGAGGAGGATTGCCTGCAACGACGCAGCACTGCCTCCCCAGATATGCAACGGTGACCAATACTGCGGG GACTATGAGGGTTTTTTGAATGCTGTAGAGGAGGAAAAATTGACAGAGTTCCTTAAACTCTGA